The genomic interval AACCATCCCAAATTTCTCAGATAACATATTTTGCATTATATTCGACTTGGGGGCTTGAATAAGGGTTGAACGATCTCAGAATCAAAAGAATCTTCGTTAcggcaaccacttatttgaacCGAGAAACCCTCGGTTGTGGCCACATTTGAACAGAAAGTCTTTTAATTGAGACAAGTAAGAATCTCGGTCTCCACttgctttttcattttttgttttattttttcctttttcatgtATTTGatccatatttattttttgatatttatcgGGCAcatcaacaataaataataaatatgctccttcaattaatttctataaatCCGAAATTAAAGTCTTTGTCCACGTGCCTACCGGTGGAGCTCTTACTCGGCCGCGCAATTTACCCAATTAGCCCATACGAATATTTGGAATTTGTACATTATGCCCGCATCATAGGCGGAGAGGAGATGCTGATATGGACAAGGTCGAAAGAGTAATTTGGCGTTACCGCCAACACTTGATTACTGGAATTGAAATGGAATCCATGCCAATGGCATGAAGATTGAAGTCGGAACCAACCGTGAATGTAGCGACAAATAGGCAATTTGGGGAGAGACAGAGAACTCTGGAACGAAGATGAAAGAGAAGACGGTGAGATATGGAATCGTAGGGGTGGGGATGATGGGAACGGAGCACCTCATCAACCTCCACCACCTCCGCCGCGAAGGCATCGCCGTCGTCTGCGTAGCCGATCCCCACCTCCCCTCACGCCAACTTGCCGTGGATTTAGCGAAATCCTTCGACTGGCCTCTCAAGGTTAATTAGCTTAATTTTCGACGGCTTCGCCTCTGTGAATTCATTCAGCAGCGTTGTCTATTTCATGATGTGTTTGAATTTTATGTGTGACTTGATGAATGTTGGGAAAGATTCCGTTGCTCTGATGCATTCTGAATCTGCTGTGTCTGAATTTTATGCATGACCTGATGAGTGTTTAGAGAAAATCTGGCATCCCTGTATCATCATCTGTTGCGATCAATCTTAATCCACTAGAAGGGATAATATTAATACTGAAACTTTCGTGAATTTGTTTCTTGAAAAGGTTTTTTCAGGACATCTAGAGCTCCTGGAAAGTGGGCTCTGCGATGTGGTGGTTGTTTCTACTCCAAACATGACTCATTACCAAATCCTGATGGACATCATTAACCACCCAAGGCCTCATCATATACTAGTGGAGAAGCCTCTTTGCACCACAGTTGCGGATTGCTGGAAGGTCAGGATCCTTGTATATTGACCATCCGTATTTAGGTTCTTATTTTTATTACCGATGCATCTTTTCATGTTGAATCATGAGatgatgcttatatatatatatatatattttgatggaTGCAAAGTTGACTATTTGTAGGAAATCTTTCCCTAAAATTTCTGTTCTGGCTGATAGCTGATAGCAATGATGttttttattgttaatattGATAATCATATCTGTTCGGGCACCAAATTGAGGGTTATAGTAAGTTCAAAAACAATTTCTTATCAATTGAAACGCTAATCTACAAAATATGCACATGACTAGTGCATAAAGACAGTGAAGTCAGACATTGTGTGCAACTAACAATTGGTTTGTTGTTGCAAATTTTATCTGATCCCGACTGGTGCATCTTTCATACAAGTGCTATGCTTTTGATTTAGAAAGTACTACTGGAGTTTATACCATAGCTTTTCTAACCCAAAGTGCAGGATGTTTCTTCATCATGTATATTAGACCAAAAAAGCTTATCTGGATTTTGAGTCCCACTCTTCTGATATATGTTTCCATATATTATCCTTTACTAGTCTCTCTTTGAATTATAAGATCAATGTAATGGTAATTCTATGATGCTGCATTTAGGTAATAGAGGCTGCTAGAAAGAGACCAGAGATGCTGGTGCAAGTTGGGCTAGAGTACAGATACATGCCACCTGTCGCTAAACTAATAGAAATAGTTAAAGATGGATTATTAGGGCACATCAAAATGGTGGCTATACGGGAGCACCGATTTCCCTTTTTGGTTAAGGTACATGCTCTACTTggtttttattttgtcatttgcAATTGTGGGCACTATCTCATTGATTTATGCATGTTATAGGTGAAAAATTGGAATCGGTTCAATTGTAATACTGGAGGAACTCTTGTAGAGAAATGCTGCCACTTTTTTGATCTGATGAGGCTGTTTGCTGGTTCAAATCCAGTCCGCGTGATGGCTTCAGGCGGTGTTGATGTAAATCACAAAGATGAAATTTATAATGGCAAAGTgagtatatttaaaaaattctgtCATAATAAGATTCAATGAAACATTTGTTTTTTGTATTCATGAGAAATTCTTTAATCTTGTAGACTATTGACATTTGCACACAAAGTATTTGTCATGTTTAAAGGTTTTGAGTGCAAGCAAGCACTTTCATATTTCAAGCTCTTCCCAATTCCTTCATCCAATTTTATTTACTGGTTTTTGGCTTCAGGTACCTGACATAATTGACAATGCATACGTCATTATTGAATTTGAGAATGGTTCTCGAGGCATGCTTGACCTCTGTATGTTTGCTGAAGGGAGTAAAAACGAGCAAGAAATATGCGTCGTTGGTGATATTGGAAAGGTCAACTCCCTCTCCGATGTGCAGTGCGCCCACACGTTGCAATTTTCCTTTTTGCAGTTGTCTTTATCTGACTCCAATTCCTTAAACAGGGGGAGGCCCTTGTTCCCGAGAGCATTGTGCGCGTAAGCACTAGGCAAGACGGAAGAGATGGGGTTCGAACTTTAAAAGCTGAAGATGACCGAATTAAGTGGGTTAATCTCAACTTTTTCTGAACATAATTTTGTGTTTCCGTTCCTTTAATTATCCATTCTTCTTGTAGAATTTTTTCTCTCCCAGTCATTTAATTTACTTTGTAATAATTAAGCtttcttatttgtttatcaGATATCAGGGGCTGCATCATGGTTCCAGCTATTTGGAGCACCTGAACTTCTTGTCTGCAATTAGACATAAAGGCAAACGAGCTCCTGCCGTTGGTCTATATGATGGGTTGGTTTCAGTTGCCATGGGAGTTGCAGCACAGCTTTCGATCGAGCAAGGCCGTTTTGTTTCAATCAAAGAAGTAATGGCtgaaaacaaattcaagcctTCCAAGTTGTTTTGAGTCCTGATTCCTAAATCCTGGTGGAGGTTGTGCTTGTTCATCCATTCCTTTTTTTGTTACACCAAATTAAGGAAGAAACTGAATAATTTGGCGAGGCTGCTTCATCCACCAAGAAAGGCTAATTTAATTCCTCCATCCAGTACTtgtattattcttttctttcccttctcTCGTCTCTTGGAACGGAGGATGGGAAGAGATCCTGATTGTGTCTTATAAAGATCACAAATACAGCCCCACGCAACTGTTGAAAGAAGGGGAAGTTCATGACTGTTTTTCTGCTGAACTCATTGCTCTTGTTTTGTACACCCCCAACTCTTGATGATTTATCAGTCGTAGATGAAGagaattaattttagaaaaatattatttgtataaataattgGGTTATTAAGAGGATGATCAAAAGTGCCGAATGATAAAAATGTTCTCATCTAATTTGTCGCCGTCATTTCTAGATGAAACCCCAAGCTTCATGAAGCAATGATGAACCCCGATCAGACTTCATCATgcctgagttttttttttcattcacgGCGTCTAGATAAAGTTTGATAGGGCCTTATCATTGGATGAAGTCCGATTTGATCATCGATTTTGTCATCTCATCGGTACATATAGTacgatttttaattttattgatacTATTAAATATCGCGTCGGTATAAATTATGGTTGAAAATtataatgtatttttgatattttaactattttcttcCTAATACACACAAGGCAGATAGACTAGTTGTGAAATTGGCGCAAtgtgaaatattaaattaatcacACAAAATCTATCAGACAGTGAGAGGAGGGAGGACAAAAGATAAGGTCATCAATCTAAATAGGAGATCTCATGAAGCTGATGCAAGGAAGCACCTTTATTAGAGTTGGTAAGTTGGCAGGATTTTCAAATTCTGAAGAGTCACTGTTCGTACGGAGTGGAGGGCAATGCAAGACGATGCAGGGGAAAGATCGAGCTTCGTTGTTAGTTTGATAGAGAACAAAGCCAAGGAGGTGtcttcttctatctctctctctctctctctctccctccccacCGTGTCTCCTTCACCTCACCTGTTGAAACAAGAACCCTAGCACCCAAAAATCGGACGCCCCCACCGGCTTCATCTCCCACTGTCGT from Diospyros lotus cultivar Yz01 chromosome 8, ASM1463336v1, whole genome shotgun sequence carries:
- the LOC127807100 gene encoding uncharacterized protein LOC127807100 gives rise to the protein MKEKTVRYGIVGVGMMGTEHLINLHHLRREGIAVVCVADPHLPSRQLAVDLAKSFDWPLKVFSGHLELLESGLCDVVVVSTPNMTHYQILMDIINHPRPHHILVEKPLCTTVADCWKVIEAARKRPEMLVQVGLEYRYMPPVAKLIEIVKDGLLGHIKMVAIREHRFPFLVKVKNWNRFNCNTGGTLVEKCCHFFDLMRLFAGSNPVRVMASGGVDVNHKDEIYNGKVPDIIDNAYVIIEFENGSRGMLDLCMFAEGSKNEQEICVVGDIGKGEALVPESIVRVSTRQDGRDGVRTLKAEDDRIKYQGLHHGSSYLEHLNFLSAIRHKGKRAPAVGLYDGLVSVAMGVAAQLSIEQGRFVSIKEVMAENKFKPSKLF